One segment of Carya illinoinensis cultivar Pawnee chromosome 1, C.illinoinensisPawnee_v1, whole genome shotgun sequence DNA contains the following:
- the LOC122280801 gene encoding ubiquitin-like protein ATG12 isoform X2 codes for MQTAVISDPKFGVCLFQKLTMAAESQSPSFARKVVVHLRATGDAPILKQAKFKILGTDKFAKVIDFLRRQLHRDTLFVYVNSSFSPNPDELVIDLYNNFGTFDGKLVVNYACSMAWG; via the exons ATGCAGACTGCAGTTATCTCCGACCCCAAATTTGGTGTTTGTTTGTTTCAGAAATTAACGATGGCCGCTGAGTCCCAGTCTCCAAGTTTTGCGCGGAAAG TCGTTGTTCATCTCAGAGCCACAGGCGATGCCCCTATACTCAAACAAGCCAAATTTAAG ATACTTGGAACTGACAAGTTTGCCAAAGTGATTGACTTTCTTCGGCGGCAGCTTCATCGGGATACATTG ttTGTTTATGTCAACAGTTCGTTCTCACCAAACCCAGATGAATTGGTAATCGATCTGTATAAT AATTTTGGAACTTTTGATGGTAAACTGGTGGTCAATTATGCTTGTTCCATGGCATGGGGTTAA
- the LOC122280801 gene encoding ubiquitin-like protein ATG12 isoform X1 yields MQTAVISDPKFGVCLFQKLTMAAESQSPSFARKVVVHLRATGDAPILKQAKFKILGTDKFAKVIDFLRRQLHRDTLFVYVNSSFSPNPDELVIDLYNTTCLNSHILGDHKCLNGSPPWGSNLFAGMYNVNSQSVFLLL; encoded by the exons ATGCAGACTGCAGTTATCTCCGACCCCAAATTTGGTGTTTGTTTGTTTCAGAAATTAACGATGGCCGCTGAGTCCCAGTCTCCAAGTTTTGCGCGGAAAG TCGTTGTTCATCTCAGAGCCACAGGCGATGCCCCTATACTCAAACAAGCCAAATTTAAG ATACTTGGAACTGACAAGTTTGCCAAAGTGATTGACTTTCTTCGGCGGCAGCTTCATCGGGATACATTG ttTGTTTATGTCAACAGTTCGTTCTCACCAAACCCAGATGAATTGGTAATCGATCTGTATAAT ACAACATGCTTAAATAGCCATATTTTGGGTGACCACAAATGTTTGAATGGCAGTCCACCATGGGGGTCGAATCTGTTTGCTGGCATGTATAATGTCAACAGTCAATCCGTTTTCCTTCTACTTTAG